Proteins from a genomic interval of Diaphorobacter sp. HDW4A:
- the hppD gene encoding 4-hydroxyphenylpyruvate dioxygenase, translated as MNAPIADKTIDNTATTGDSAWENPMGTDGFEFIEYAAPDPTAMGKAFEAMGFKPVARHRHKNVLLYRQGEINFIINAEPDSFAQRFARLHGPSVCAIAFRVHDAKAAYERALNLGAWGYAGTSEPGQLNIPAIKGVGDSLIYFVDRWRGKNGARPGDIGNIGFFDVDFVPLPGISTEEMLHPKGAGLTYVDHLTHNVHRGRMVEWADFYERLFNFREVKYFDIEGQVTGVKSKAMTSPCGKIRIPINEEGKEKPGQIQEYLDMYKGEGIQHIAMGSDDLYQTVDKLRSNGVRLLDTIDTYYELVNKRIPGHGESVEELQKRKILIDGKKDAVLLQIFSENQLGPIFFEFIQRKGDDGFGNGNFKALFESIELDQMRRGVL; from the coding sequence ATGAACGCTCCCATCGCCGACAAGACAATCGACAACACAGCAACCACTGGCGATTCCGCCTGGGAGAATCCCATGGGCACGGACGGTTTCGAATTCATCGAATACGCCGCCCCCGATCCAACCGCCATGGGCAAGGCCTTCGAGGCCATGGGCTTCAAGCCGGTGGCGCGCCATCGCCACAAGAATGTGCTGCTCTACCGTCAGGGCGAGATCAACTTCATCATCAACGCCGAGCCCGACAGCTTCGCCCAGCGCTTTGCGCGCCTGCACGGCCCCAGCGTCTGCGCCATCGCCTTCCGCGTGCACGACGCCAAGGCCGCCTACGAGCGCGCGCTCAACCTCGGCGCCTGGGGCTATGCGGGCACGTCAGAGCCCGGCCAACTGAACATTCCTGCGATCAAGGGCGTGGGCGACAGCCTGATCTATTTCGTGGACCGCTGGCGCGGCAAGAACGGTGCGCGTCCCGGCGACATCGGCAACATCGGCTTTTTCGATGTGGATTTCGTGCCACTGCCTGGCATCAGTACCGAGGAGATGCTGCACCCCAAGGGCGCAGGGCTGACCTATGTGGATCACCTCACGCACAACGTGCACCGAGGCCGCATGGTGGAGTGGGCGGATTTCTACGAGCGCCTGTTCAACTTCCGCGAGGTCAAGTACTTCGACATCGAGGGCCAGGTCACCGGCGTCAAGAGCAAGGCCATGACCAGCCCCTGCGGCAAGATCCGCATTCCGATCAATGAAGAAGGCAAGGAAAAGCCGGGCCAGATTCAGGAATATCTGGACATGTACAAGGGCGAAGGTATCCAGCACATCGCCATGGGATCGGACGATCTGTACCAGACGGTCGACAAACTGCGTAGCAACGGTGTGCGCCTGCTGGACACCATCGACACTTACTACGAGCTGGTCAACAAGCGCATTCCCGGCCACGGAGAGAGCGTGGAGGAGCTGCAAAAACGCAAGATCCTCATTGACGGCAAGAAGGACGCTGTTCTGCTGCAGATCTTCAGCGAGAACCAGCTCGGTCCGATCTTCTTCGAATTCATCCAGCGCAAGGGCGACGATGGCTTCGGCAACGGCAACTTCAAGGCGCTGTTCGAAAGCATTGAGCTTGACCAGATGCGTCGCGGAGTTCTGTGA
- a CDS encoding MBL fold metallo-hydrolase has protein sequence MTLTTPALPSDITVLERGWLSANNVLFQGEQGTALVDSGYFTHAEQTVELVAFTLSERPLDLLINTHLHSDHCGGNAALQARWPRLETRIPPGQLEQVRRWDPVALTYEPTGQHCPPFRADAVLTPGEHIRLGDRPWQIHAAPGHDAHAVVLFEPVSRVMISGDALWENGFGVVFPELEGEEGFADVGTTLDLIEHLAPETVIPGHGPVFGDVPRALEISRRRLAGFVADPLKHARHAAKVLLKYKLLEWQRIPMADALRWLENTPYFRLLHERHFAALDLHDWAAELVRDLVASGAAARQEALLLNA, from the coding sequence ATGACCCTCACCACGCCAGCCCTTCCCTCCGACATCACCGTGCTGGAGCGCGGCTGGCTGTCCGCAAACAATGTGCTGTTTCAGGGCGAACAAGGGACGGCACTGGTAGACAGCGGCTACTTCACCCATGCCGAGCAGACCGTCGAGCTGGTCGCCTTCACGCTGAGCGAAAGGCCACTTGACCTGCTGATAAACACCCATCTGCACAGCGATCACTGTGGTGGCAATGCCGCCTTGCAGGCACGTTGGCCGCGACTGGAGACTCGCATCCCGCCGGGCCAACTCGAACAGGTCCGCCGCTGGGATCCGGTTGCACTGACCTATGAACCCACGGGCCAGCACTGCCCGCCATTCCGCGCCGATGCGGTACTCACGCCCGGCGAACACATCCGTCTGGGCGACCGACCCTGGCAGATCCATGCCGCACCCGGCCATGACGCACATGCGGTCGTGCTGTTCGAGCCAGTGTCTCGCGTGATGATCTCGGGCGACGCACTCTGGGAGAACGGCTTCGGAGTGGTGTTCCCCGAGCTCGAGGGCGAGGAAGGCTTTGCCGACGTGGGCACAACACTCGACCTCATCGAGCACCTCGCTCCAGAGACAGTGATCCCCGGCCACGGCCCGGTGTTCGGCGATGTACCCCGGGCGCTGGAAATCTCGCGCCGCCGCCTCGCGGGCTTTGTCGCTGATCCGCTCAAGCACGCGCGCCACGCTGCCAAGGTGCTACTCAAGTACAAGCTGCTGGAATGGCAACGCATTCCCATGGCGGACGCACTGCGCTGGCTAGAGAACACACCGTATTTCCGTCTGCTGCATGAACGCCATTTCGCCGCGCTCGATCTGCACGACTGGGCCGCGGAACTGGTGCGTGACCTCGTCGCCAGCGGCGCTGCGGCACGTCAAGAAGCACTGCTACTCAACGCCTGA
- a CDS encoding cytochrome b/b6 domain-containing protein: protein MKKNNPITESQTAPVKVRVWDWPVRLLHWGLVVCIALSWWSREDLGPLHERTGYVVIGILVARLLWGFTGTHYARFAQFVRTPQATLAYARSALQGKAPRYIGHNPLGGWMVVALLACLSLLTFTGWLYTTDMFWGYGWLAELHKYLAWILLGLVALHVAGMLWTCWEHRENLVRAMFSGKKATPSKDDVA from the coding sequence TTGAAGAAGAATAATCCGATTACCGAAAGCCAGACCGCACCAGTGAAGGTGCGCGTCTGGGACTGGCCCGTGCGCTTGCTGCACTGGGGTCTGGTGGTGTGCATCGCGCTGTCCTGGTGGAGCCGCGAAGACCTTGGACCTCTGCACGAGCGCACGGGCTATGTCGTCATCGGCATCCTCGTGGCACGGCTGCTCTGGGGCTTCACCGGAACGCACTACGCACGCTTCGCGCAGTTCGTGCGCACGCCTCAGGCCACTCTCGCCTACGCGCGCTCTGCGCTCCAAGGCAAGGCCCCGCGCTACATCGGCCACAACCCGCTGGGTGGCTGGATGGTGGTAGCGCTGCTCGCCTGCCTGAGCCTGCTCACCTTCACGGGCTGGCTCTACACCACCGACATGTTCTGGGGCTATGGCTGGCTGGCCGAGCTGCACAAGTATCTGGCCTGGATCCTGCTCGGCCTCGTCGCCCTGCACGTCGCAGGCATGCTATGGACCTGCTGGGAGCACCGCGAAAACCTGGTGCGCGCGATGTTCTCTGGAAAAAAAGCCACGCCATCCAAAGACGACGTGGCTTGA
- a CDS encoding TonB-dependent siderophore receptor: MQSKRSHVKKPRSLRLADSVAAAVVLLPLSAFAQTTAAPATAAEALPTVTVKEQAIDPNPNAEVGAPYKAKTSADVRHTRPLAETPQTISVITKSAIDDSGVTDLKQILSAQPGITLGTGENGNAFGDRYIIRGQEARSDVFVDGLRDPGMTTRESFAAEQVEITKGPNSTFAGRGSAGGAVNVITKQATLDYDFTRLSGSVGTDSHYRLTMDANKAINDKFALRVNALVGAEDVPDRGPSERKRKGLALSGLWEINPDLNVTVDYYGFRGKDNQPDLGGYLVGTAPARYPASNVPVYAQSNDFLKSDVDTLTARVNYRLTPDVKLNSLTRYGTSSNGYATTGASARTAYNADGSTYATAGIDGGHTGWQEVHYFAHQTNLRWDTQIAGMKHEFITGFEYTDHMVKSGNYTVGNTGAYNCRTSATATANNGWCFTNAAGASLGDPTTMAGRSYSRNGWNRDWQVRTYALSLMDTVDLTDKLTVFGGVRADHYKLSMLTRNAATGAQTGDYGFSDTLFNGHLGVSYKINPQGIVYAGYGTSQDINGGEPDAGTSSGYGGLVIYNGSAAGAKPERSQNFELGTKWNILDDKLLATAAVFQTTKTDVMEGANYDTAGTFNTGKNRVRGVEFGLAGNVTKDFQVQAGLAIMKSKVLRSATEANVGRPLSNFADRSFALQGKYQLTKDLSIGAIARHESDRCGGQPDTAAGFTASGVCSQAVPSFTVYDAFASYRINKYADVRLNVLNLTNKDYYTAVYRSGAFLYKGDSRAVRLTLNLDL; the protein is encoded by the coding sequence ATGCAATCCAAACGTTCACACGTTAAAAAGCCACGCAGCCTGCGTCTGGCCGACAGCGTTGCAGCAGCCGTCGTTCTGCTGCCGCTGAGCGCCTTCGCTCAAACCACTGCAGCTCCCGCCACCGCCGCCGAAGCCCTGCCCACCGTGACGGTGAAGGAACAGGCCATCGATCCCAACCCGAACGCTGAAGTCGGCGCGCCCTACAAGGCCAAGACTTCCGCGGACGTGCGCCACACACGTCCGCTGGCCGAGACGCCGCAGACCATCTCGGTGATCACCAAGTCCGCCATCGACGACTCCGGCGTGACCGATCTGAAGCAGATTCTTTCCGCACAGCCCGGCATCACTCTGGGCACCGGCGAAAACGGCAATGCCTTCGGCGACCGCTACATCATTCGCGGCCAAGAAGCCCGCTCCGACGTGTTTGTGGACGGTCTTCGTGACCCAGGTATGACAACACGCGAAAGCTTCGCGGCCGAACAAGTGGAAATCACCAAGGGCCCGAACTCCACGTTCGCAGGTCGTGGTTCCGCTGGCGGCGCGGTGAACGTGATCACCAAGCAAGCCACGCTGGACTATGACTTCACCCGCCTGTCGGGCTCGGTCGGCACAGACAGCCACTACCGCCTGACGATGGACGCCAACAAGGCCATCAACGACAAATTCGCGCTGCGCGTGAACGCGCTCGTGGGCGCCGAAGACGTGCCGGATCGCGGCCCGTCCGAGCGCAAGCGAAAGGGTCTGGCACTGTCCGGCCTGTGGGAAATCAACCCTGACCTGAACGTCACCGTCGACTACTACGGCTTCCGTGGCAAGGACAACCAGCCCGACCTCGGCGGCTACCTCGTGGGCACCGCTCCTGCCCGCTACCCAGCGAGCAACGTGCCCGTGTACGCCCAGTCCAACGACTTCCTGAAGTCGGACGTCGACACGCTGACCGCACGCGTCAACTACCGCCTCACGCCCGACGTCAAGCTCAACAGCCTGACGCGCTACGGCACCTCGAGCAACGGTTACGCCACCACCGGCGCATCGGCCCGCACGGCCTACAACGCCGATGGTTCCACCTACGCAACCGCTGGCATCGACGGCGGTCACACCGGCTGGCAGGAAGTGCATTACTTCGCGCACCAGACCAATCTGCGCTGGGACACCCAGATCGCGGGCATGAAGCACGAGTTCATCACCGGCTTCGAGTACACCGACCACATGGTCAAGTCCGGCAACTACACCGTCGGCAACACCGGCGCTTACAACTGCCGCACCAGCGCAACCGCCACTGCCAACAACGGCTGGTGCTTCACCAACGCCGCTGGTGCGAGCCTGGGCGACCCGACCACCATGGCCGGCCGCAGCTACTCGCGCAACGGCTGGAACCGTGACTGGCAAGTGCGCACCTACGCCCTGTCGCTCATGGACACGGTGGACCTGACCGACAAGCTGACCGTATTCGGCGGCGTGCGCGCCGACCACTACAAGCTGTCCATGCTGACCCGCAACGCCGCCACTGGCGCGCAGACCGGTGACTACGGCTTCAGCGACACGCTGTTCAACGGCCACTTGGGTGTGAGCTACAAGATCAACCCGCAAGGCATCGTCTACGCTGGCTACGGCACATCGCAGGACATCAACGGCGGCGAGCCCGATGCTGGCACCAGCAGCGGCTACGGTGGCCTCGTGATTTATAACGGCAGCGCCGCTGGCGCCAAGCCAGAGCGTTCGCAGAACTTCGAACTCGGCACCAAGTGGAACATTCTGGACGACAAGCTGCTGGCGACTGCCGCTGTGTTCCAGACCACCAAGACCGACGTGATGGAAGGCGCGAACTACGACACGGCTGGCACGTTCAACACCGGCAAGAACCGCGTGCGCGGCGTCGAATTCGGTCTCGCTGGCAATGTGACCAAGGACTTCCAAGTACAAGCCGGCCTGGCCATCATGAAGTCCAAGGTGCTGCGCTCAGCGACCGAAGCCAACGTGGGCCGTCCGCTGTCCAACTTTGCTGACCGTTCGTTCGCTCTGCAAGGCAAGTACCAGTTGACCAAGGACCTCTCGATCGGCGCCATCGCCCGTCACGAGAGCGACCGTTGCGGCGGCCAGCCCGACACCGCTGCCGGCTTCACAGCCTCCGGCGTGTGCTCGCAAGCCGTGCCTTCGTTCACCGTGTATGACGCGTTCGCTTCGTATCGCATCAACAAGTACGCCGACGTGCGCCTGAACGTGCTGAACCTGACCAACAAGGACTACTACACTGCCGTGTACCGTTCGGGCGCGTTCCTGTACAAGGGCGACTCGCGCGCCGTGCGCCTGACGCTGAACCTGGACCTGTAA
- the phhA gene encoding phenylalanine 4-monooxygenase, whose translation MGQAPVVYGQSSRPPRGDYSRAHEDFTCVQNFDAYTVADHDTYHRLYERQSALLPGLASQAFIDVLPRLGAKERIPRFDDINEQLWRATRWEIVAVPGLIPERAFFSLLANRQFPVTDWIRKPEEFEYIVEPDVFHDLFGHVPLLFNPVIADYIQRYGQGGLKAEDLGAGEMLSRLYWYTIEFGLIREPDGLRAYGAGILSSSGELQYSVQSPEPRRLPLELARTMRTRYKIDTYQQTYFVIDSFEQLFALTEPDFTHLYEELRLLPEFSANSEPLVSA comes from the coding sequence ATGGGACAAGCCCCTGTCGTCTACGGCCAATCGAGCCGTCCGCCGCGTGGAGACTACAGCCGCGCGCACGAGGACTTCACCTGCGTGCAGAACTTCGACGCCTACACGGTGGCCGATCACGACACCTACCACCGGCTCTATGAACGCCAGTCCGCGCTGCTGCCGGGTCTGGCGAGCCAGGCTTTCATCGATGTGCTGCCCAGGCTCGGCGCCAAAGAGCGCATTCCGCGCTTTGACGACATCAACGAGCAGCTCTGGCGCGCCACGCGCTGGGAGATCGTCGCCGTGCCGGGGCTGATTCCCGAGCGAGCGTTCTTCTCGCTGCTCGCCAATCGCCAGTTCCCGGTGACCGACTGGATCCGCAAGCCCGAGGAGTTCGAATACATCGTCGAGCCCGACGTGTTCCACGACCTCTTCGGCCATGTGCCGCTACTCTTCAACCCGGTGATTGCCGACTACATCCAGCGCTACGGCCAGGGCGGCTTGAAGGCCGAAGATCTGGGAGCGGGCGAGATGCTCTCGCGCCTGTACTGGTACACCATCGAATTCGGCCTGATCCGCGAGCCCGATGGCCTGCGGGCCTATGGCGCCGGCATTCTGAGTTCAAGCGGCGAACTGCAGTACAGCGTGCAAAGCCCTGAGCCTCGGCGGCTGCCGCTGGAGCTGGCGCGCACCATGCGCACTCGTTACAAGATCGACACCTACCAGCAGACGTATTTTGTGATCGACAGCTTCGAGCAGCTGTTTGCGCTGACGGAGCCCGATTTCACCCACCTCTACGAAGAACTGCGTCTGCTGCCCGAATTTTCGGCCAACAGCGAACCACTGGTCAGCGCCTGA
- a CDS encoding PepSY domain-containing protein, whose product MKTIKTLLCAAILTVGASSAFAHGNVTCKEYPKNEWRPHTELQQKLEKEGWVIRRMEKTATCYEVYAKDPKGKRIEAFFDPKTFERVEEE is encoded by the coding sequence ATGAAAACCATCAAAACCCTCTTGTGCGCCGCCATCCTGACCGTGGGCGCGAGCAGCGCCTTCGCTCACGGCAACGTGACCTGCAAGGAATATCCCAAGAACGAATGGCGCCCACACACCGAGCTGCAGCAGAAGCTCGAGAAGGAAGGCTGGGTCATCCGCCGCATGGAAAAGACTGCCACCTGCTACGAGGTCTACGCCAAGGATCCCAAGGGCAAGCGCATCGAAGCGTTCTTCGACCCCAAGACCTTCGAACGCGTTGAAGAAGAATAA
- a CDS encoding Lrp/AsnC family transcriptional regulator yields the protein MSTSSVTGETTVASLDKLDRAILRSLQANGRETYDVIGERVGLSPSAVLRRAKRLEDAGIIERYVALVKPEAVGLGLTAYINVRLEKNTESHKRNPMDLFRASVQSWPEVVECSALTGEMDYLLRVVVADMAHYSRFIMDTLLKHPSVQDCKTSFVLDRVKATTAVPV from the coding sequence ATGAGTACTTCTTCAGTCACTGGTGAAACCACCGTCGCATCGCTGGACAAGCTGGATCGCGCCATCCTGCGCAGCCTGCAGGCCAATGGCCGCGAGACCTACGATGTGATTGGCGAGCGGGTCGGTCTGTCGCCGAGTGCCGTGCTGCGCCGGGCCAAGCGTCTGGAGGATGCTGGCATCATCGAACGCTATGTCGCGCTGGTCAAACCCGAGGCCGTGGGACTGGGGCTGACAGCCTACATCAATGTGCGGCTCGAGAAGAACACTGAGAGCCACAAGCGCAATCCCATGGACCTGTTCCGTGCGAGCGTGCAGAGCTGGCCCGAGGTGGTGGAGTGCTCGGCGCTCACTGGCGAGATGGACTATCTGCTGCGCGTGGTCGTGGCCGACATGGCGCACTACAGCCGCTTCATCATGGACACGCTGCTCAAGCATCCGAGCGTGCAGGACTGCAAGACCAGCTTCGTGCTTGATCGTGTCAAGGCAACCACGGCAGTTCCTGTTTGA
- a CDS encoding triacylglycerol lipase gives MVAWWLRAVSVFNVICVVAWVAWAWPRSAWLAIAGIALFMLAGRLWLGLQFWIMQTYKRRLGLSVAARGAVLKAWNAETQESARQFAWQIPWREWAVPDHLPANAQGRRGVVLVHGWLCNRAVWTQTMLQLRAQNIPYVAVSLPMLLHRIATARLTLDAAVRHLHTATGVAPLLVGHSMGGLVLRDWLRSQPPAGELVPHVVITIGSPHHGSPMAMCAMGTNVKEMRPGSRWLAQLRSDEAEGGSAFSRVRWHCVYSDCDNVVFPESTSQLANAETHLLAGYAHVQMLVAPQLWALIESQLPAPVRR, from the coding sequence ATGGTCGCTTGGTGGCTGCGTGCCGTCAGTGTTTTCAATGTGATCTGCGTGGTCGCGTGGGTCGCTTGGGCGTGGCCGCGTTCGGCATGGCTTGCGATCGCTGGCATCGCGCTGTTCATGTTGGCAGGGCGACTGTGGCTGGGACTGCAGTTCTGGATCATGCAGACCTACAAGCGGCGCTTGGGCTTGTCGGTGGCGGCGCGCGGCGCGGTGCTCAAAGCATGGAACGCTGAGACGCAGGAGTCCGCACGTCAGTTCGCCTGGCAGATTCCATGGCGCGAATGGGCGGTGCCCGACCATCTTCCGGCCAATGCACAGGGCCGGCGCGGCGTGGTGCTGGTGCATGGCTGGCTATGTAATCGAGCGGTGTGGACGCAGACGATGCTGCAACTGCGCGCGCAGAACATTCCCTATGTCGCCGTGAGTCTGCCGATGCTGCTGCACCGCATCGCGACCGCGCGTCTCACCCTGGATGCTGCCGTGCGCCACCTGCATACAGCGACGGGCGTGGCACCGCTGCTGGTCGGGCACAGCATGGGTGGGCTGGTGCTGCGCGACTGGCTGCGCAGTCAGCCACCCGCCGGCGAGCTGGTGCCGCATGTGGTGATCACGATTGGCAGTCCGCACCACGGATCGCCGATGGCAATGTGCGCGATGGGGACCAACGTCAAGGAGATGCGCCCGGGGAGTCGCTGGCTTGCGCAGTTGCGCAGCGACGAGGCCGAGGGAGGAAGCGCGTTTTCTCGCGTGCGCTGGCATTGCGTCTATTCGGATTGCGACAACGTCGTGTTCCCGGAATCGACCTCGCAGCTCGCGAACGCTGAAACGCATCTGCTCGCTGGATACGCCCATGTGCAGATGCTGGTTGCGCCGCAGCTCTGGGCGCTGATCGAGTCGCAGCTTCCAGCGCCCGTCAGGCGCTGA
- a CDS encoding tripartite tricarboxylate transporter substrate binding protein has protein sequence MTLVVPYPAGGPLDTSARLIAQEASGPLGTIKVENKPGKGGGTGAELVAKAPKSSNMVLMGAVATHAVNPWLYKNFPYDPLKDFKPLVLVARTPNVLVMNAELAQELNIQSTTDLVKYLKANPDKLKYGSGGNGSIGHIAAEMFKSLTNTRMAHVPFQGSNPALKALESKEVGLVFDNLASSLPRIQTGHLKALGVTSLGRDDSLPKVPSINDEVPGFNVVTWFGLFAPASLPDNDARRYADAFQSAMKGSHGAAGLKKMGISPEDVRLSSFQEFVESENSKFGFLIKAAKIRIE, from the coding sequence ATGACGCTGGTCGTCCCCTATCCGGCGGGCGGCCCGCTTGACACTTCCGCGCGCCTCATCGCGCAGGAGGCGAGCGGCCCGCTGGGCACCATCAAGGTCGAGAACAAGCCCGGCAAGGGTGGAGGAACAGGTGCGGAGTTGGTCGCCAAGGCACCGAAGTCGTCCAATATGGTGCTGATGGGTGCCGTGGCCACGCACGCGGTGAATCCGTGGCTGTACAAGAACTTCCCTTACGACCCGCTCAAGGACTTCAAGCCTCTGGTGCTGGTCGCCCGCACGCCCAATGTGCTGGTGATGAACGCCGAACTTGCGCAGGAACTCAACATCCAGTCCACGACGGATCTGGTGAAGTACCTCAAGGCGAATCCGGACAAGCTCAAGTACGGCTCGGGCGGCAACGGCAGCATCGGTCACATCGCGGCGGAGATGTTCAAGTCGCTGACCAACACCCGCATGGCGCATGTGCCGTTCCAAGGCTCGAACCCGGCACTCAAGGCGCTCGAATCCAAGGAAGTCGGACTGGTGTTCGACAACCTCGCCTCCTCGCTGCCACGCATCCAGACCGGTCACCTGAAGGCGCTGGGCGTGACCTCGCTCGGTCGCGACGACTCGCTGCCCAAAGTGCCCAGCATCAATGACGAGGTGCCCGGCTTCAACGTGGTGACCTGGTTCGGCCTGTTCGCGCCCGCATCGCTGCCCGACAACGATGCGCGCCGCTACGCCGATGCCTTCCAGTCGGCCATGAAAGGCAGCCACGGCGCGGCAGGCTTGAAGAAGATGGGCATTTCGCCCGAGGACGTTCGTCTCTCGAGTTTTCAGGAGTTTGTGGAGTCGGAGAACAGCAAGTTCGGCTTTCTGATCAAGGCGGCCAAGATCCGCATCGAGTAA
- a CDS encoding Fe2+-dependent dioxygenase, translated as MLITIDKVLTKEQVLHFRQQLDQADWNDGAATAGTLAKSVKRNQQLDDNGELCIALGNQIVRTLSQTPLFISAALPRIIYPPKFNRYADGGTYGAHVDSALMFLPGSSQQMRTDLSATLFLAEPDEYDGGELEIEGPFGVQCVKLEAGDMVLYPSSSLHRVTPVTRGARMASFFWIESLVADETERTLLFDLDQSVQHIAPSFAPDDQRLVQLTGVYHNLLRRWAKP; from the coding sequence ATGTTGATCACCATCGACAAGGTCCTGACCAAAGAGCAGGTCCTTCATTTCCGCCAGCAGCTCGATCAGGCCGACTGGAATGACGGCGCCGCCACCGCAGGCACGCTGGCCAAGAGCGTCAAGCGCAACCAGCAGCTCGACGACAATGGCGAGCTGTGCATCGCGCTCGGCAACCAGATCGTGCGCACGCTCTCGCAGACGCCGCTGTTCATCTCGGCCGCACTGCCGCGCATCATCTATCCACCCAAATTCAACCGCTATGCCGACGGCGGCACCTACGGCGCGCATGTTGACAGCGCGCTCATGTTCCTGCCCGGCAGCAGCCAGCAGATGCGCACCGACCTGTCGGCCACGCTGTTTCTCGCCGAGCCCGACGAATACGACGGCGGCGAACTCGAGATCGAGGGCCCGTTCGGCGTGCAATGCGTGAAGCTCGAAGCGGGCGACATGGTGCTCTATCCGTCAAGCAGCCTGCACCGCGTTACGCCCGTCACGCGCGGCGCACGCATGGCCTCATTCTTCTGGATCGAGAGCCTCGTGGCCGACGAGACCGAGCGCACGCTGCTGTTCGATCTGGACCAGTCGGTGCAGCACATCGCACCCTCTTTCGCGCCCGACGATCAACGACTCGTGCAGCTCACCGGCGTCTATCACAACCTGTTGCGACGCTGGGCCAAGCCCTGA